Part of the Benincasa hispida cultivar B227 chromosome 11, ASM972705v1, whole genome shotgun sequence genome, ATAGGTGGTTTAGAGCATAATAGTGTGTTAGACTTTATTGTGTGTGGTCTTTAATGTATTAAAGTTTGCTCTTTACCTGAATATTGAGGTCTAATCATGACAAACACCACTCACGTAGGATAGCCATTGTTTTCTTGATTTTAGTTAAACATGAATTTTAGGTTTTCTTATTCTGTTATCTCTTATTTATCTTCCAGGACATTGATTTGGGTGCATCTTCTGTTGCAATTGGATTTTCTTATACATTTTCTACTTTTAACCTTTTTTACGATTTTTCTGGTATTTATTGAATTGGATTATTCCTGATTAGATTgccatttttcttttgttgcaaaaataaaaatccagcCGTGGCTGCAAGAGGAGGAATGGAGACATTAAAACCAGCTTTGCAGCGGGTGTATATGACTAGAGCTTCTGCATATAGAGATGCTCTAAAAAATTTTATAGATGGGTATCAAGAAGGTATTCAGCATGTCCTGGAGAAAAAGGACGTATCTGATTCCCAAAAGGGAAGtgataaaatctaataaaatttctGATAGTTTTTTATGCTTTATGTAAAAGTTGCAGAACTGTGAATAAAATTGTTTAGAGGATTGGGCAGTTCAGTTTCCATTTGTAAAAATTGGTTCAGTTGAGATTTTGTGTTGTTTTTGCCAGTGCATTTTGAAACATATAGTCTTGAGCGTCTTCTAAATATGCACACAAGCACACAGTCGAGAAAAGATAGCAAATTAAACCTTTATGTTTTCTGCATAAGAACTATTCCCATGCTTATTTTCCCCTGCCATTGTCGATTATTTTAGAGTTCTTAGTGACCGTTTAATATTTGCTTACAAGAAGCCATGGAAAGATTAGTGTGGAGGAAGCTGCTTTTGGCTGCTAAATGAATGATTCAGttgttgtttttcttgtttctgcctatgtggtcttcctctttGGGACTCTCAAGGCTTTttacctttggtctttttgagAACTGGATTGTTGATTCAAGATTACTCTCGCAAATTTGTGAACATGTGTGAAATTAGCGAAGATTACAGGAAAATAACTTCTGGTCCTGTAAGGTTTGGTTTACCATTTGTCTCAAGTTGGATAATTTTTCAACACTTCAGATGTAAATTCTAGATTGCAGCTGGCCCCTGCGTTCACATTAAGATCGTTCTGGCTTTTCAATCATGTCTTGAGGTATCTGCATGGTGGATTGAATTTCCAATACAGCCATAACTCTATGATTTGACAACAAAGAGCTGGACGCTGATTTTGCAAATTGAGATTGAAATGTTGTGGCAGAGTTGGGTCATAAGATGCTGTGGAGATGCTCAAGTACACTTTATTATGGTGAGAAGGAAGGTTGAAAATGACTGGGCATTATGGGGTTTGAAGGGCCCATTTAGAATTGGGTCCTTGCTTTTAGCAGATTAGCTCCCAATGTTCGAGCTACTACCATTTGGCTTTTCCCAGCGAAGCCTGAATTGTTGTAAGCGAATGAGGTACCGATTGCTCCATATTTTTTATGCTCTTTTTGGGACTGCAATTATAAAAAGGAATCAACAGTGAAGTTGCTCAATATCATGCCTACTGTTTAGTCTCATGCTTGGTGTTGCTTCTATTCTTTTCAGTTTTAAAGCTGATGGTTCTTGCTTTCAAGTCTTGTTGTGTTAATTGGTTAAAAATCCTATTTTAGAGAGAATAACCAGGTGATTTCCCTAAAAGATAGCATGAGAAGACCAGAGATTGATTTCGTTTGAATCGAATCATTGGTTAAGGTAGCATGAGCTGAACTCTCTTATTGTCTAGGCTTATCTCAATTTATAATCTGAAAGAGATTTGTCCAAGTACTTttcaactatttaaaaaaaaaaaaaaaaaaaaaagacttgtaCAAGTATAATAAGTACTAAAGATCCTGACAAAGAATCAAGTGACCAATCTCTTTATTGATAAACTAATGATTGTTTGATGCGATTCACCATAACTTATGCAGCCATTGAAATGTCTAATTTTCAGTTACCTTTGGGTTAGTACAAATATTGACTATGCTAATTTTGGTATTTTTGCTTGTTTCTGTGTTCCAAAGTATTCTGGAATCACAAATGAACGGATCGATGAAAAGATAAGTGGAATGGACCATGGACGAATTATCACTTGCTATTACTATATGTGTACTGTACTTAGTCATGCATAATAGAGTGTTGCTTTCCAAGCATATCCCCTAAGTAGGAGTCCTTTCATTCCTTTGATTAGCCATTTCTTCAATGCCAATGATAGCTTGCACACATATCTGGGGACCCCCCCACTTTCAAAGCCACTGATGAGGAAAAACATCAACCAGGGAGGTCAATGGCTATCTCTCGTTTGAACATTTACGGGCCCCGCTAGCAAGATTTCCTAACTCATCTTTTCATCATTCGCACAGGTAAATAATATGCTGATATTCTGTTTAATTCAGCCACTAGTTGAtgatatgtttatttataattatgcaAGTTGTACTGAACATTTGCACCACATTTGATGCCTGACACAGAACACAATACCATGCTAATCATCAATGCATGATCTCATTACTTGCTTTTTCCAGAAAAGTAAATAAgtggacaaaaaaaaaagaaaaaaaaaaagcctattTTACAATTTGTCTAACCAATTCATAGACACCTCATCTTTTACTGTGGTGGTTTTCATTTGTTCCTAGGCTACACTACAAATACAGAGACAAAATGTAACAAATAATATGTCAGCATACTATTTATACAGTTAATAGTCCTTCTGATAGGTACTGTGTTGATTGCAAATGGGATAGGTATAATTGGTTCCTTCGAAGTTGTGCATAAGGTgttgaaaaaaaacatattatctGTTTGAGAGTGTGACGATAGGACTGATAAATGGACTTTATAATCACAGTGGAGTGAATTGGAAGGGAACTacaatttttttccccttctcttTCTTCCTTGTATTATTCGTACTTAATCCAAATCCAACGTGAAATCTGATATGTTTCTTCCTTGCTGTAAACTTTCTAAAATATAGCCTTGCTCTAGCATTTCAAAGTGTAGTCTTAAAATTATTAACATACTCCCTTGATATATTTTATCTTTGTATTCACATCTTGATGCCAATTACTATGATCATGTTCGATACTCTCTTGATGTGTTTTACAACAAATTGGCTACGCATTGATGAGTACaaagtgtgtgtgtgtgtgtttttttttctatactTCATCCATAGTATTATTTGATTAATAGCATGTTTGTTACAAAGTTAGAGATGTATGGTGAGAAACACATGGATTTTCTTTAAATGTCCTTTCATCcaaaattaatctaaatttcCCCCTCATTATTGAATGTGCAGGGGCAGACATAGCATGAAAAATTAACATCCGCCTCTCGAGCAGATCAGATCAGATGGATTCACAGAAAAGGGTTGAAAGGACACGACAACTGAGAAGGTAAATCTTTATATAGATGAGTTGAGAAAAGAAAggttagattttgctaaaacttttaaaatagcAAGAGTAGAGGGCAGGCTAGTACGACGGGACTGTCACCGATCCATCTAATCCTCACCCACTCAAATAAAGCACTAAACACAGCCCCATACCCTCTCCTCCCCTTTTTCCACTACTCATATTTTTCGAGCCTCTCTCAAAAAATCTTCACCCAGAATCTCAACAGTAGTCAAATACATTCCTCATTCCTGACCTTCAACGGTCCTAGTCTCCCATTTGCATGTATGACGTCAGCCCTAGCTACCTTCCTTCTTGGACCCCACTTTTTTCCCCTCTTCACACCACATCCTTATCCATGATCTCTGTTTACACCCTCCACCCATAACCTTGGGAAGTTGGCCAGAAAATCTGggatttcctttttttttcttttttcttttttctttcttttttttttttttttttttttttttttgccctcTGTTTTCCCCTTCTTTAATGGGGCGACATTTTGAACTGAAGTGGTGGGgattttgattaaataatttttttttttttttttaaaaaaaagtgggTTTTGCAGTACAGGGACGTCACATCCACCCATCTCTATCCTTGATATTTCGTCTGCTTGACATCTTGTGAGAAAGTGAAATCCTGTTTACAACCACATTTTAGAACTCCCATGAAATGGCCTGTTAGtctataaataaacaaaaaaaattcatatatgTACATAATCAAGTAGAATTTGTTAGTTTTGGGAGACAGAGAGGGTTTTGCAGAATAGTTTTAGGCACACTTAGTTGTTGTTAAGAATTTTAAGatggaaagagaaaagaaaacatcaaaaatggaaaattttagaaaaagcTCCAGAAAAAGGGCAGTAAAAACTGAATAGGTTTGGTCTGTATTTATTGTGTAGGTTTACTAAGAAGGGaaggttttgaattttttgtggAAGTGATTTCTGAAAGTTAAGGCAGAGAGTGACCTTCAAGTTTCAGAGATTTGGTTTATTTGTGCAGAGTTTTTTGGTCCGATATCATTTCCCTCTTGCTGTCTAAGTACGATGTCCCCCTTACAATCTGGAAACCTacccttttctctctctcttttcttttgccTTCTGTTTTcttctctccttttcttttcttctccacctccccccccccccccctcccccccccccccccccccccccaccaaTCTCtctcaaaaaaaagaaaaaaaaaaaaaaaaactgaattttTAGCAATTTGAGATATTTAAGAGGTTGATGGTAATGGATAACACTTTCAAGACTAATAATTGagtaacatttttaaagaattacaaatatagtcaaatctattagtgatagattatATTATAGATAGATTCGAGATGGACAAATTTTGTTGTATCTGCAAATTATTTTGAGGctaattgctatatttgcaactacCTCTAACAAAATGGAATACTGGTTGACCTTGAATTGATACACGATTGCTATGATGTTTGAAGCCTAAATCGtattttgtgatttttaaaCGCTCATGTTTATTTAATCTTCGAAAATATTGACCCTACTTGTTTTTCTTAacgaagaatttttttttctcttttttccttgaATGTTTAAGATTGTGCTCCAAGGTTTATTTATTTAGTGTTTAGATTGAAAATTGGTGGCTAAGATGGATATTAAACACAATACAAAACCTTAAAAGCtagaaccaaaataaaatattaatgaaaGCTAGGAGACTTTAGAGACCTAAAGTAGAGTGTTCTAAAAGTACAACAAAGAAAATAGAATTATGatttaaactaaattttaattacaaaattaatgtatggttttaagtGAATGGGTGAGCATATGACATTGAATCATCATTAATAATGGGCAATACTTGCAGCTAGCTACAATTTTAGATTACTTCACAGATTTTGTTGGCAAAAGAGGAGACCGTTATGTTTTCTTACTTAATTAATGCAATAAGCCATTTTCATCACTAattttctctcttattttttcaaaacttcTCCTTTTTTTTGCCACTTTGACTCTCCTCTGTCTGATTAGAGGAAACAATTAAAAGAGGAATCAGAGATGCAacgtttatatttatatatgtgtgtatgtatataagtagtagtagtaataataataataataataataatatgaagTTGAGTTGTCATACCATGTGATGAGGAAGAGGAGAAGAATAATGTGTATAGAAGGTGTGGCGGGTTGGATCTCGAACCGATAAACTTAAATTTGACCCGACATTGAGCGTCGACGGTGGTTCGGGTTCGGACATGTCGGTTTGGCACTCCAAGTCCACTCCGAACAGCCGCAGTATCTTTGAATTCCCAACCGACATTGTTTGACTCTGAACAGAGGACTCTGAAAACAATgcacattaatcaagtttttttttataattaagaaatataaataccaaatatcattattaatttctgggttcttttcttaaaaaagaaaataaataaattctagGCATGATTTGTGGGTGTTGAAATACATGAACATGGAAATCCCAAAAACttataaatttagaaaatcaatgGCATTCTTCATGCGTTCTATtgactataattaattattaattttcgtttttcaaaattatactcgTTCGTTAGCCCTATTTTCTGGTTAAGAAATTCCACCTCTCCCcaaacaaaagaaattaaaccATGAGAAACCAAACAAGATTTTTCAAAAccaatgattttttatttaaaaaggaaaaagaagaaaaagtcaTTTATAATCCCTATACAATTGGATAAAGTTAAACATTTAGGTATGCTTAGAATGATGGAATGGAATAGGTTTGTAATACATTTTAATTCAATACTTATGAATTGAACGTTGTGATTCGATTGGTAATATCAAATTTATTAGTTctacaattttaaatttaacccTCTTTTTACCGTTTTGACACTCTATGATTCCATTTCGTTCTGCTGCGATTTTCAACTCATTTCCATGCTTCTTATTTACATTCCAATctctcaaatttatttttaaaagtccAATTTCAAAAGATTGAGAAGGGAAAAGGAGCAAAGCTAATTTTAGGTGGAAAAAATGTTGGGCTTCTCAAATTTATTTAGAACAATAGAAAAACGTGAATAGATTTAGGATtttaaaggggaaaaaaacctGCATGAGGAGAATCAGAAGAAGATTGGTATGGCGGAGaaggaaaatgatgatgatgatgatgatgagaaGAAGAATATGGATTTGCAGAACAGAACATTTTAGTCCAACCTCCACCACCGCCAACACCGCCACTCGCAGCAGCCTGGGCAGTGTCTGCTGGAGACGGCGCCGACCTCTTCTTCCACCCAATAAACAACCTATCACCATCACGGCGGTGGCGTTCAAAAACGACGACATCTCCGGCGTCAAGGCGCTTCTCTTTGACAAATCGGCTCCACCCCTTCGTCAGCACATAGCTCTGACTACTATTCCAATAAGAGTAACGGAACCGCCATATCTTGCCGGACTCATCTTCGAAGCTGAGGAGTAACCCTTTATCGGCAGAGTCGCCGGCGGCTGCGGCGACGACCGCGGCGGAGGGGGAGAGGGGGAAGTATTTTTCGGCGTATTGCTTGGGGATGACGAGACGGTTGAGCTTGCCAACGTCGCTGGGTGTTAAGGGTTTTTCAAACATGGGGAGGTGgtcggcggcggcggcggcggcgacGGAGAGGGAGGACTTTTGGTTAAGCATGATGGGAAGTTGGGGAGTAGAGAAGAGAGGTTGATGGAAGTCAGGAGAGATGTTTTTTAtggacatttttctttttcttttttatttagaagaaGTGAGTGAGGATTTTATGTACACCAACTACGCTTAATTCTTTGCTtttctttacaatttttttttttttaattctttttcttttctttttaactgAAGCAAATCTACACGGCACTTCCCAACTTATTACTGCATTTTGTATTGTCCTTTCACTGTATAATCACACAACAAtgcaaattttcaatttttaattcaaaaaaaaattgcatccatctttaagttcataAACAACtattagaaaaaagaaatttatcACCTAATAATTAAATGGATTGAACAAAGATAGAATTTATCATTCTTAAACACTCATTAGATAATTTAGGGTTGCACCATTTCAAAAATAACATTTTCTCATAAATTATAGTCATACAATTATATGGATTATGCCAAACTCGTATTTATATATAAAGAACATAAAGTTGAGGTGGTTCAAAGTGATCGAAATAGTCTAATTAGTTGAAGAAaagacatatttttttaaataatattttaatttaaaggaaaaaaaggtcCCAAAAGACATGacagtgagagagagagaaagggcGTTTATGAAAAATAGGAGATAGTACGAAAAGGAGAGAGAGAAGGAATTGAGGTTTTCGCGTGATCGAATGCATCAATCATTAATTTCAGtgaacaatatatataaataaatatataatcccAAATAACATACacctttcttttttccctttattttattttacgcTAAATTATTCAAACTATTCCCGAATTTCTATTTTTTGGGTAAAAAATATTCATGAATTTTCAagtctttaaaaaatatcttaaattttcaaaaaaagaaaagttagaaaatacatttattttttgttttggatgAAAATCGTTAGTATTTTATGTAAAAAATGCTTTTAGACTTtacaaagtttaaaaaatatccttaaacttaaagaaaagttcaaaaatacacTTATGGTATTAAGAAACTATTAATACCTTTTACCTACAAACTTACAACTTCATTAAAAAggtgagttttgtttcaatttgatccctatgtttcaattttattttcttatatttaaccCATCCTTACAACTCTAAAACGACTCATCTTAAaagtttttgagaaaaatataaTGAAGTTGAAAGTTAAGAGATAAAGTGAAATTTAAAACTtagttttatttctaaaaagaaattCTTAGTCGGACATTGTAtagttttatttctaaaaagaaattCTTAGTCGGACATTGTATAATGGTTAAGTAATATGAGTATACCTTAGTGACAATAAGTAGATAAAACATTCGTTATTATTTCAAAGGtcgatggaattcaatccctcGGAATaattgttaaataaaaatataatgagATAAACTAAGGTTTAAAATGATGTCCGCGTCTCACTTTTATATAAATCTTGATGgaaatatcaacatcaataaatatttttgaaatagttattaaaaaaagttaaaaatccatttaaattaataaaaaaatatatttggtcttattatatattaacatGTTTTTTACTTATATCATAATTAAATCAAGAggtattttcaaaaatagaaaaataaggaaaattacacaaaataacaaaatttaatattatttgataaAGATTAATAGagactaatagaagtctattattgatactaTCCATTATAGACATAAAAATCTATAAGTATCTATcacagtatttttttttttaactatttatataaatagtttgacatttttttttatatgtattgcgttgtttatattttatatttcgttaatttttttttcaatataaatagAAATAACGATTCATCCACTAAATCGATAAAAAATCTATAGAAATTTAAGAATGCCCATAAAAATATTAACATATGGATCGAATGGGGAAAAGGAagacaattaaattaattaataaaaatataaaatattgaatGTTAGTGAGGAAACAAATGAGATAGTTGGAGGGTTTTCACTTGACGTAATGATTGTGATCTATTTCCATTATCAGTCCAATGCTATTACGCTTTGCACTGATTCTTATGCcatttgacctttttttttttttccattcaattataaaaattatcctaatttgttattattatttttttcaatatggagcacaaaaagataattaattcacgtttaaaattaaattggctTATTATGTTAAAGTTTAAATTAGGTAAAATTAgcttttaacttttttatatagggtatgttttataaattatttttaggaCTTATTTATTGCTAGTTTTGACATTAAATTGATTGTTTTTACataaatatttgttaattgAGTATAAATTGAGCaattgaaacaaaatgaaacaattaaaaaggTGAGGAAAATTGAGTCtaacttggaaagaaaaatgGAACCAACAAATCCAAAGAGGTAGTGTCGCAATATTGCTAAAactttttatctaaaaaaatagCACAGTCTTGCGATACTACAACAACTTACATAAATGAGCATTGCACACATTGTGTATTTATATAATGTTATGATCTTAGATAATCTTTTAGAGATACAAATACAATCTTATACTAAACATCAACTTTATCGTTCCTCTACTACATTAAGAATAGAACACATTACATGAGAAAATTATTAACAATCCGATAACAAAAAGTTTGTTTTGAGAAATTTAACTAAATGGTAGAATCTATGGCAAAATATGGAATGTCATGATGACCCATAAAGTATTGATGGAGATATTGGTAAGAGTTATAAAGTTAGTAATATCAAGTTAAGGGAAGATACATATCAATGTAAGAGCGAATATCATAAAGTTGATTGAAAGAAATGTGTGAATTGTTACAACTTGTAAGTGACTTAGCATAGTATATATGAATACAATAGATGGGT contains:
- the LOC120091802 gene encoding B3 domain-containing protein At2g36080-like isoform X1; protein product: MSIKNISPDFHQPLFSTPQLPIMLNQKSSLSVAAAAAADHLPMFEKPLTPSDVGKLNRLVIPKQYAEKYFPLSPSAAVVAAAAGDSADKGLLLSFEDESGKIWRFRYSYWNSSQSYVLTKGWSRFVKEKRLDAGDVVVFERHRRDGDRLFIGWKKRSAPSPADTAQAAASGGVGGGGGWTKMFCSANPYSSSHHHHHHHFPSPPYQSSSDSPHAESSVQSQTMSVGNSKILRLFGVDLECQTDMSEPEPPSTLNVGSNLSLSVRDPTRHTFYTHYSSPLPHHMASNVVQMFSTTCIIINKHIIN
- the LOC120091802 gene encoding B3 domain-containing protein At2g36080-like isoform X2, which codes for MSIKNISPDFHQPLFSTPQLPIMLNQKSSLSVAAAAAADHLPMFEKPLTPSDVGKLNRLVIPKQYAEKYFPLSPSAAVVAAAAGDSADKGLLLSFEDESGKIWRFRYSYWNSSQSYVLTKGWSRFVKEKRLDAGDVVVFERHRRDGDRLFIGWKKRSAPSPADTAQAAASGGVGGGGGWTKMFCSANPYSSSHHHHHHHFPSPPYQSSSDSPHAESSVQSQTMSVGNSKILRLFGVDLECQTDMSEPEPPSTLNVGSNLSLSVRDPTRHTFYTHYSSPLPHHMDFTFSQDVKQTKYQG